A genomic stretch from Bacillus sp. E(2018) includes:
- a CDS encoding 2-dehydropantoate 2-reductase, protein MRISVIGGGAIGLLVSYFLKQNGQEPVIYTRSSEQATELRKSGLTYKDTKGSHTTVKVDAKPFAQYFGEESSCIVAVKQTVMKELHELITYSEVSYLFLQNGISHLSFLESMPQKQISIGVVEHGAIKEDSTTVHHLGEGRIKLSSYKGDSEQRWSGLLHSRCFPTLIEKKWEPMVYEKLIMNASINPLTALLRITNGELLTNPHALSMMKELFEETISVLEMTERREVLWKELLVLCRNTSLNRSSMLKSVESGKQTEIESITGEVIKRGNELKINTPYSRFAYEAIRALDGRG, encoded by the coding sequence CAATCGGGTTATTAGTTTCCTATTTTTTAAAGCAAAACGGGCAAGAACCTGTTATATATACAAGAAGCTCTGAACAAGCAACGGAACTCAGAAAGTCTGGTCTGACTTATAAAGATACAAAAGGTTCTCATACAACTGTAAAAGTCGATGCGAAGCCATTTGCACAATATTTTGGTGAAGAATCATCATGTATCGTCGCAGTTAAACAAACGGTAATGAAAGAATTACATGAACTGATTACATACAGTGAAGTTTCCTATCTCTTTTTACAAAATGGAATCAGTCATCTATCTTTTTTGGAAAGCATGCCACAAAAACAAATAAGCATTGGTGTTGTTGAACACGGTGCAATCAAGGAAGATTCTACGACCGTTCATCACCTGGGAGAAGGAAGGATAAAACTCTCTTCCTATAAGGGTGATTCTGAACAGAGATGGAGTGGACTGCTTCATTCACGTTGTTTTCCAACTTTAATTGAAAAAAAGTGGGAGCCAATGGTTTATGAAAAACTAATTATGAATGCATCCATCAATCCGCTTACAGCGTTATTAAGAATTACAAATGGAGAACTTTTGACGAATCCACATGCACTTTCTATGATGAAAGAACTTTTTGAAGAAACAATTTCCGTATTAGAAATGACAGAACGGCGTGAAGTGTTATGGAAGGAATTGTTAGTCCTGTGCAGAAATACTTCATTGAATCGCTCTTCTATGTTAAAGAGCGTAGAGAGTGGGAAGCAAACTGAAATAGAGAGTATTACGGGTGAAGTTATTAAGAGAGGAAATGAATTGAAGATTAATACCCCATATTCTCGTTTTGCTTATGAAGCGATTCGTGCATTGGATGGGAGAGGATGA